One genomic segment of Eikenella corrodens includes these proteins:
- the ptsP gene encoding phosphoenolpyruvate--protein phosphotransferase, with translation MSVVLHGFAAGGGIAIGRAHLVVRGMEEVPQLDLAPEEIDAEAERFDAAIKATRRQLEQLRSAIPENAPTELGAFISLHLMLLTDVTLSREPIDILRAQAINAEWALKLQTDKLAEQFDAIEDEYLRERKQDMLQVAERIYQNLMGQNTDFMPEEGELDDDIILIAHDLSPADAVYFKEHHIAGFATDAGGPTSHTAILGRSLDIPSVIGLYNARELISQDDWIIVDGISGVLIINPDDLILSEYRKRDRVYRSQRRLLNKLKDITATTKDGVDIELLANIESAQDVRLMHRLSADGVGLFRSEFLFLNRDNLPDEDEQYRVYAGIVKKLKGKPLTVRTVDLGVDKNPRWFGEGHALNPALGMTGIRLCLAEPTMFRTQMRAILRAAAHGPVKIMWPMITSVDEVRQCINHLAVARKQLDERDTEYGEVQVGAMIEIPSAALTVGHILQHLDFISVGTNDLIQYTLSVDRGDDSVSYLYQPAHPAVLKLLHHIFSTAKRMGKPVSVCGEMAGDLHFTRLLLGLGLRRFSMNASNLLAVKNVIIQSHASELAAQVKKLLRLSDPERVRQAVKKMNTADDDKNATLEIA, from the coding sequence ATGAGCGTGGTGTTGCACGGATTTGCAGCAGGCGGCGGGATTGCCATCGGGCGGGCACATTTGGTGGTGCGCGGCATGGAGGAAGTGCCGCAGCTGGATTTGGCGCCGGAAGAAATTGATGCGGAAGCCGAACGTTTCGATGCCGCCATCAAGGCCACGCGCCGCCAACTGGAGCAGCTGCGCAGCGCCATTCCGGAAAATGCGCCAACCGAATTGGGCGCGTTTATTTCGTTGCACCTGATGCTTTTGACCGACGTTACGCTTTCCCGCGAGCCGATTGATATTTTGCGTGCGCAGGCCATCAATGCCGAATGGGCGCTGAAGCTGCAAACTGACAAGCTAGCCGAGCAGTTTGATGCGATTGAAGATGAATACCTGCGCGAACGCAAGCAGGATATGCTTCAGGTAGCCGAGCGGATTTACCAAAACCTGATGGGGCAGAACACCGATTTCATGCCCGAAGAAGGCGAGTTAGACGACGACATCATCCTGATTGCCCACGATTTGTCGCCTGCCGACGCAGTATATTTTAAAGAACACCATATTGCCGGCTTCGCCACCGATGCCGGCGGCCCCACCAGCCACACCGCCATTTTGGGGCGCAGTCTGGATATTCCTTCCGTGATCGGGCTCTACAACGCACGCGAACTCATCAGCCAAGACGACTGGATTATCGTGGACGGCATCAGCGGCGTGCTGATTATCAACCCCGACGATTTAATCCTCAGCGAATACCGCAAGCGCGACCGCGTATACCGCAGCCAACGCCGCCTGCTCAACAAGCTCAAAGACATCACCGCCACCACCAAAGACGGCGTAGACATCGAGCTGTTGGCCAATATCGAATCCGCACAGGATGTGCGACTGATGCACCGCCTCTCTGCCGACGGCGTAGGGTTGTTTCGCAGTGAATTCCTGTTTCTCAACCGCGATAACCTGCCCGATGAAGACGAGCAATACCGCGTGTATGCCGGCATTGTGAAAAAGCTCAAAGGCAAACCGCTTACCGTGCGTACCGTAGATTTAGGCGTGGACAAAAACCCGCGCTGGTTCGGCGAGGGCCACGCGCTCAATCCCGCACTGGGTATGACCGGTATCCGTTTATGCTTGGCCGAGCCGACGATGTTCCGCACCCAAATGCGCGCAATTTTGCGTGCAGCGGCACACGGGCCGGTGAAAATCATGTGGCCGATGATTACTTCGGTGGACGAAGTGAGACAGTGTATCAATCATTTGGCCGTTGCCCGTAAGCAGCTGGACGAACGTGACACAGAATATGGTGAAGTGCAGGTGGGCGCGATGATTGAAATCCCCTCCGCCGCGCTCACAGTGGGCCATATCCTGCAACACCTCGATTTCATCTCAGTTGGCACCAACGATTTGATTCAATACACCTTGTCGGTAGACCGCGGCGACGATAGCGTGAGCTATCTCTATCAGCCCGCCCATCCGGCTGTGTTAAAACTGTTGCACCATATTTTCAGCACCGCCAAACGCATGGGCAAGCCGGTGTCGGTATGCGGCGAGATGGCCGGTGATTTACATTTCACCCGCCTGCTGCTCGGCTTGGGCTTGCGTCGCTTCTCTATGAATGCCAGCAATCTTTTGGCTGTAAAGAATGTGATCATTCAAAGCCATGCCAGTGAGCTGGCGGCACAGGTGAAAAAGCTGCTGCGCCTAAGCGATCCAGAGAGGGTGCGGCAAGCCGTTAAAAAGATGAATACAGCAGATGATGACAAAAATGCAACACTTGAAATTGCATAA
- a CDS encoding HPr family phosphocarrier protein codes for MLKQEVEIINKLGLHARASSKFTQTAGAFAAEVRVCRNGRCVNGKSIMGLMMLAAAKGSVIEIETEGADEQAAMQALVALINNYFDEGE; via the coding sequence ATGCTGAAACAGGAAGTGGAGATTATCAATAAACTGGGACTGCACGCGCGTGCGTCGAGCAAGTTTACGCAAACCGCAGGCGCGTTTGCGGCGGAAGTACGGGTGTGCCGCAACGGCAGGTGCGTAAACGGCAAAAGCATCATGGGCTTGATGATGCTGGCGGCAGCCAAGGGCTCGGTGATTGAAATTGAAACCGAAGGCGCCGACGAACAGGCGGCCATGCAGGCGCTGGTGGCTTTAATCAACAATTATTTTGACGAAGGCGAATAA
- a CDS encoding PTS sugar transporter subunit IIA, whose product MIGLMIITHETLGESYTKLARHFFGQMPAHLAIVGVNPDDDVDAAAARAQAAAESLAFADGILLLADVFGATPCNIGRRLLSHHRMVMLTGLNAPMMVKAVQEAEKADDLLALAESVRQSALAGIMLLLPEEEQGVC is encoded by the coding sequence ATGATTGGTTTGATGATTATCACGCATGAAACGCTGGGCGAGTCGTACACCAAGCTGGCCCGGCATTTTTTCGGGCAGATGCCGGCGCATTTGGCGATTGTGGGCGTGAACCCGGATGACGATGTGGATGCGGCCGCCGCACGAGCCCAAGCAGCAGCGGAGAGTTTGGCGTTTGCCGACGGCATTTTGCTTTTGGCCGATGTGTTTGGCGCCACGCCGTGCAATATCGGCCGCCGGTTACTGTCGCACCACCGCATGGTGATGCTCACCGGGCTGAATGCGCCGATGATGGTGAAGGCGGTACAGGAGGCGGAAAAGGCCGATGATTTGCTGGCGCTGGCCGAATCGGTGCGCCAATCGGCCTTGGCGGGGATTATGCTGTTGCTGCCGGAAGAGGAGCAGGGCGTATGCTGA
- a CDS encoding DUF456 domain-containing protein translates to MTTLLIILALVLLLAGLAGSIHPLLPGMPLMFAGTWLLAYSQDYEVIGTTALTVLGLIMALAWTLDYVAGLLGAKFTGASKQALWGSLAGGVVGLFFALPGMVLGPLVGAAVGEFAAQRSLWAAGKVGLGTLLGFVAGVVAKLGCALVVLFSIFGLYVYYWLS, encoded by the coding sequence ATGACGACTTTGCTGATTATTTTGGCGCTGGTGTTGCTGCTGGCGGGTTTGGCGGGCTCGATACACCCGCTGCTGCCGGGGATGCCGCTGATGTTTGCGGGCACTTGGCTCTTGGCCTACAGCCAGGATTACGAGGTAATCGGCACCACGGCGCTGACGGTGTTGGGGCTGATTATGGCGCTGGCCTGGACGCTGGATTATGTGGCGGGGCTGTTGGGGGCGAAGTTTACCGGGGCGAGCAAACAGGCGCTGTGGGGCTCGCTGGCAGGCGGTGTTGTCGGGCTGTTTTTTGCGCTGCCGGGCATGGTGCTGGGCCCGCTGGTTGGCGCGGCAGTGGGGGAATTTGCGGCACAACGCAGTTTGTGGGCCGCCGGCAAGGTGGGCTTGGGTACACTCTTGGGCTTTGTGGCAGGCGTGGTGGCGAAGTTGGGCTGTGCGCTGGTGGTGCTGTTTAGCATTTTCGGGCTGTATGTGTATTATTGGTTGAGTTAG
- a CDS encoding inositol monophosphatase family protein has product MNPVLNTAVKAARRAGDMMLRAANNLPAVKIDSKAFNDFVSDIDRTAEETIREILQEAYPQHKITAEEGGSSGPEKAEYEWIIDPLDGTTNYLHGHPQYAISMALLHKGVLQEALVYAPERNDLYLASRGEGALLNDRRIRVSSRIELNRCLIGTGFPVVDQSMMERYLNILRDFLAKTAGARREGAASLDLCAVACGRFDGFFEFNLKPWDIAAGALIVQEAGGIVTDMRGNEGWLESGDIVAAPPKVLAQMLQTIAPHLAA; this is encoded by the coding sequence ATGAATCCCGTCCTCAACACCGCTGTCAAAGCCGCCCGCCGCGCCGGCGACATGATGCTGCGTGCCGCCAACAACCTGCCCGCCGTGAAAATCGACAGTAAAGCTTTCAACGATTTCGTTTCCGACATAGACCGCACTGCCGAGGAAACCATCCGCGAAATCCTGCAGGAAGCCTATCCCCAGCACAAAATCACCGCCGAAGAAGGCGGCAGCAGCGGCCCTGAAAAAGCCGAATACGAATGGATTATCGACCCACTCGACGGCACCACCAACTACCTGCACGGCCACCCCCAATACGCCATCAGCATGGCTCTGCTGCATAAAGGCGTATTGCAGGAAGCCCTCGTGTATGCCCCCGAACGCAACGACCTCTACCTCGCCTCACGCGGCGAAGGCGCCTTGCTCAACGACCGCCGCATCCGCGTATCCAGCCGCATCGAGCTCAACCGCTGCCTGATCGGCACCGGCTTCCCCGTGGTCGATCAAAGCATGATGGAACGCTACCTGAATATCCTGCGCGACTTTCTCGCCAAAACCGCCGGCGCCCGCCGCGAAGGTGCCGCCTCGCTCGACCTGTGCGCCGTGGCCTGCGGCCGCTTCGACGGCTTCTTCGAATTCAACCTCAAACCCTGGGACATCGCCGCCGGCGCATTGATCGTACAGGAAGCGGGCGGCATCGTAACCGATATGCGCGGTAACGAAGGCTGGCTCGAAAGCGGCGACATCGTGGCCGCCCCACCCAAAGTGCTGGCACAAATGCTGCAAACCATCGCCCCACATTTGGCTGCCTGA